A single genomic interval of Daucus carota subsp. sativus chromosome 1, DH1 v3.0, whole genome shotgun sequence harbors:
- the LOC108198490 gene encoding protein SMALL AUXIN UP-REGULATED RNA 9, with protein sequence MSNKIIEIVKLQQIMKKWRKAASLKKTSMQANAGTGGVKSIKFLKKTLSFSDRNQGISRDSVVPRGSLAVCVGEEMKRFVIPMAYLRCEAFDILLKEAEEEFGFQQEGILRIPCQVSLFEEIIRLLEDNKDAKIIHDYVFTAGNNTMACSLSESPITNSHHPQSPICR encoded by the coding sequence ATGTCAAACAAGATCATTGAAATTGTTAAGCTCCAGCAGATCATGAAGAAATGGAGAAAGGCTGCAAGCTTAAAGAAAACCAGCATGCAAGCCAATGCAGGCACTGGAGGAGTAAAGAGCATCAAGTTTCTCAAGAAAACTCTTTCCTTCTCTGACCGCAATCAAGGGATCTCTCGGGACAGTGTTGTCCCGAGAGGATCCCTGGCTGTATGTGTCGGAGAAGAAATGAAGAGATTTGTCATCCCAATGGCCTATTTGCGGTGTGAAGCATTTGACATTCTACTGAAAGAAGCAGAAGAAGAATTTGGGTTCCAGCAGGAAGGTATCCTGAGGATTCCTTGCCAGGTTTCTTTGTTCGAGGAAATTATCAGGCTGTTGGAGGACAATAAGGACGCGAAGATTATTCATGATTATGTGTTTACTGCAGGCAATAACACAATGGCATGCAGCTTATCAGAAAGTCCTATAACTAATTCTCACCATCCACAGAGTCCAATTTGCAGATAG